CAGCGAGTCGAGGTGTTCGCCGAACGCGGTCCCGCCGAACCTGCGGGCGAGGACGCCGTCCGCCCCGTCCGCGACGGCGGCGAGGAGGACGAGTCGCGCGGAGAGCCCCGGGTCGACGAGGACGGCGGCGGCCGCCGCGAAGCCGACCGCGGCGTTCACCACCGTCATCCCGTCCGCGACACCGAAGCGGCCGACGAACCGGGGGCGCATGTGGCAGGACTCGGGCGAGCGGGGGTTAGGGCGTTTCGGTTCGATGTGTAGCCCGACGAACCGAAACCGAACCGGAACGGCCCCTAGACGCGCGAACCACGGAGGCTATACGTCGCGCTCGGCAAGGTTCGTGTATGAAGCGGCGCACGTTCCTCGCGACGGCCACCGGGGTCGGCGCAGGGGCCCTCGCCGGGTGTGTCGGCTCCAGCCTCCCTGCCAGCGACTACGATGTCGGCATGCAGCACCACTCGTTCCAGCCAGCCGACGTCGAGGTGTCCGTCGGCGAGACGGTCGTCTGGGGCAACAGCGGGTCGCGGGGGCACACCGTCACCGCGTACGGCGACGGGATTCCCGACGGGGCGACGTACTTCGCCTCGGGGGACTTCGAGAGCGAGGAGGCGGCCCGGAACGCCTACCGGAACAACCCCGGTTCGTCGGCAGGCGGCAACATCGCTCCGGGCGAGACGTACGAGCACACGTTCGAGGTGCCCGGCACCTACGCCTACGTCTGCATCCCCCACGAACCACAGGGGATGGACGGCACCGTTACCGTCGTCGAGTAGTCGCGCTCCATCCGCTACTCCTCCGGGACCGGCCCGAGCGCAGTCGCTCGTCGAGCATCGACACCGAGAGCAGTCGCTCGGGCAGTCGTCGTCGGAAAAGTCGGTGGGTGTCGGGTGTCGACCGCGTCGCCTCAGACCTCGACGTCGGAGTCGTCGACGTCGACGCTGGTCTCCTCCTCCTCGGCGACCTCTTCGGGCCGGGCTTCGAGGCGGAGCTTCTGCACCTCAACGCGGCGCAGCGGGTAGATGGTCTTCGCCTCGCCGTAGATGGCCGAGGAGAGTCGCCCCTCCACGACGCTGTCGACGAGGTCCTCGAAGGTCCGCTCGGCGGCGGCCTCCTCGACCAGTTCGATCATCAGCTTCCGGATGGCGTGTTCCTGGCTGCGGTCCGCCTTCTTCGTCGTGAACGCGACGGGCTGGACCTGAACGCGGTAGTCGTCGGTCGTGAGGACCGTGACGTACGCCGCGACCTTCGAGGAGCCCCGTCGGACGAGGCTGCGAAGGTAGTCCCGCGTGAGTTCCTGCTGGACGAACTCGGTGTACGCGGCGTCCGAGCCCACGTCGTTGATGCGGAAGGTGAGTTTCGTGCTGTTCTCGCTGGCGTCGCCTTTCAGCTCGCCGAGCGTGGTCTCGATGGTTCGGCCGTAGACCTTCTCGGTCTCGTCGGCGACGGTCTCACCGAGTTCGGCCCGGTCGAACTGCTCCGGGGCGAGTACGGTGTACCAGCGTTTCTCCTGTCGTCGTCGTGATACTGAACGTTCGCTCATGGTGATGTCGTGTCGGTCAACTGCTGTGCTACCTGCAGGTTGGAGACGTAGTCGTCCGCCGTCGTCCGGAGGCCACCGGTCGTCTCGCGCGTGATGGTCGTCTCGACCGTCGGGCCGTCGACGCGCGTCGCCATCTCCGACGTGTCGTCGGGGGCGAGCGCGGCGGCGACCTGTCGGGCCGTCTCGCCGTCCGCGAACGTGACGCGGACCGTCGCGGTCCGGTCGAGCGCGGGCGCGGCGTCGGCGGCCTCGGTCTCGTCGCCGTCGGTGGGGGTCTCGGAGTCGCGCATCAGAGCGCCCTCCGGAGCGCCGCCACCACGGCGTCCATCTCTTGGTCGTCCACGCGAACGTGCGCGCACGCGAGTGTCCCCACACCGTGCGTGGGGCGGGTGCGTGCTTCGCCGCCGACGGCCTCCGCAGCCTCGGCGGCGAGCGTCGCCACGTCGCGCTCCGCCGCCGCGATGGCGGCCGTCCCCCCCTGGTGGGCGAGGACGACCGGTTCCGGCGAGCGGAAGTCGCGCACGAGTCGGGCGACCGTCCCGAGCGACCGCTCGGTCGTCGTCGCCGAGTGGGACTCGTCGGGCGCCACCTCGGCGACGACGAGTCCGTCGTGCCGGGCGAGGGTCGCCTCGCGGACGGTTCGATGGACTGCGCGGGCGTGGTCGCGCCACGCGTCGAGCGCGGCGTCGACCACGTCGTAGCCGAGTGCGAGCGCGACGCCGGTTCCGGGCCGCCCCCGGGCAGTGGCGTCGAGCACGTCGGCGTAGCCCGCGAGCGTCGCGAACGGACCGTTGAGGACGTACGGGTTGAGTGCGCGCTCGACGGCGTCAGCAGCGTAGCGTCCGCCGCTCTCGACGGCCGAGAGCGCGAGGACGGACGCGAGCGTGCGACCCTCGCGGTCGACGCCCGCCAGCGCCTGTGCGGCGTCCTCGGGGGCTCCCGAGAACGAGGCGTGCGCGAGCGTCGTGTACGCCATCGCGTCCGCGACGTCGTCGGTCGGGGCCGCGACACCGGGCGACCGGTCGAGGTCTGCGGTGTCGAGCAGCGACGCGTGGTCGCCGGGGACGTCCCCCGCCGCCACGGCCCCCGCGAGTGCGAGGGTCACGTCCGAACCGGCGTCGAGTTCCCGTGCCGTCTCGTAGGCGACGGGAGCGAGCGACCCGGCCGTGATGGCCACGTCGCCGCCCGCCGTCCCGACGGCGACCGTGAGGTCTGCCTCCGCGTCGGCGACCGACCACCGCGTGACGCTCGTCTGGAACGCGACGTCGCGTTCGGTGAGCGCGCTGGCGAGGAGGCCCGTCGCCGCGAGGGCGTCACCGTCGGGCGCGGCGACGAGTCTGACGAACTCGGCGTCGCGACATCGGGCGGCGACGTCACTGGCGGTCGAGGCCTGCTCGGGGTGGTCGGTGGCGGACATGACGGCTTACTCCTCGAGGAGTCGCTGTGCGACGCTGTACGTGTACTTGAAGTCCTCGGCGAGGACGTCGCCGCGGTAGTACTCGACGAGGCGGCGGACCTTCGACTCCGTGTTCTGGAGTGCGCGCTTGTTCTGCGCGTCGCCGGGGTGCTCGTCCATGTGTTCGCGCAGGCGGACGGCCCGCTCGAACAGGTTACGGAGGTCCTCGGGGAGGTCGTCGGTCGCGTCGTTCTCCTCGAGAATCTCGGTGACCTTCTTGCCCGTCGCCAGCTTCACGTTGGGGACGGGCGTGCCCTGGACGCCCTCGTCGCGCAGTTTCATGCCGATCTGGCTGGGGTCGTGCCCCTGTTCGGCCAGGTCGACGACGCGCTCCTCGATGGCGTCGGCGTCTACGTCGCTCCACTCCGGTGGTTCGTCTACCGTCGGGCGGTCCGAACCGGACGAACCGCGACGGCGGGTGTGCATTCGTGCCATTGGCTGAGATTGGAACTGCACGAACCGCTACGGGCCAGCCTGGCCCAGTGCACGTCCACACTCCCAAGCCGTCGAAGAGAGCCCGAATCGGGCGTCGACGGCGATGTCGGATATGCGGCTGTGCTGTTCCCGTCGGGCAATCGGTGCGTGGCGCGCAAAAACGTTGCTACTCGACTCGCCGCGGGCCGCGAGCGTCACGGCCACGCACGCGGCCCCGTGCTTCGATGGGGTTAAGTACGGTCCTCGGGAAGATTGTGATGCAGGCGGGCTTGTAGATCAGCGGCAGATCACTCCCTTGGCATGGGAGAGGCCCCGGGTTCAAATCCCGGCAAGTCCATGTTTTTGCGACGCGGGCAACTCCGCGAGCGTCGCACCCACCACGTTCACGGATTTGATTGACCTCCTCCCGCGCCTACAAACGGAGGTATACGCTCGATATCTATCATCCACTACGTTTCCACGCCGTGATACCCGAGTAGAGACTGAATTCTCCACAGTTCAGAATCAGACGTTCGATCAGTTTCCGAGACCTTTATTCAAATCCATATCTCCAGCGAACGACTAGTAGCACCAAGACGAGTCGGCAGGTTTCTCCTCGATAGACCACACTCCTGGCAGTACCGTGAAACTAGCGGCTACGTTGTCTCCCTCCTGAGAGCACCGGGACGTCACCAGTTCATAACACCCCGACGATACGTATGTCCACAGATGGTCTGTTCCCCCGGTAGGTACTCCCGTATAGCCATTTGTGGATTCCTAGACGGTGAGAGGTGCCTCCTAGGAGGCCGTGGTGGCTACAGATACCGAGGGGGCTGTCTCAACGTGGCGAGTGCAGCAGTCTCAGCGGGTCAGATTGTACAGAGACTCACCCTGGAGGACGAGTGTCCACAGTCGAACACCGCCATACTGCAAGGATTTGTGGAACGCCTCAGCACCCATCTGGAGAGGTGATCCCATAGAACGGTAGAACTGTCTGGCTTCCCCAGGGCGTCTAGAGAGCGCCATTCAAGCCCGATATCGGCCGATGCGCACGAAGGGTGTTATCTTTGCGCCGTCGGGTAGGCAAGACACTCAGCGAGTGAAAATAGCATGACGGGAGCAATGTGTGGAATTCTCGGAGTTGATTCTTGTTGAGGTTGCTGAACAGAATAACGGAGACGAATCCACATAGAGGTCTAATCTGACTCAGAAGCGTCTCTAGCGGCAACTACTACCACTTGAGCACACGTCACCGGTCGGGGCCAGAAGCATCCCCGAAGACCATCCTGTGTCTCGTATGGACACCCTGTTCCACAAACGCCAAACTAACTCCGTCTACCGGGGATTTGTCCCACCTGTGGAGATACACTGCTCATGCGTTCCCAGACCCGTGGGTGTTGTTGAACAGTTATTACTCGTCAGCGGAAGTGGAAAGCTTGGCTCAAGACGGCAGGGGATGTTCATTGTTCAGAAGAGTGCCTCGGTTTAGACGTGAGAGTCACTCCACTAATGACCAGGTGTCATCATGGACCGGGCTCGAAAACTGGACATATAACTATTTTTGCCGCAGCCACAGGGAGAGTGTGACGGTGGAAATCCGGAAGGTTCGCGGCTGCGCTCCGGAGCCTGATGCACCTCGCTAGCCGCGACCGTGTCCTTGATAGATTCGTCGTGTTATGACCGCACAGGACGGGTCGACCTTGGAGATTTCGGCGATATCGTGCGGTGTGTCGAACTGGTCCATCGAATCGATTAGGGCCCTGACCAACTCAACACGGTCGTCCATATTTCAGAGCGTGAGTCTCACAGAATGGAGTCTATTTATCCAGAACGACTCCGTTGCCCAGACTCGACCACAAGGTGTCATAACATTAATGGGTGACATGTTCTTTGTTGGCTGTCACGGCTGTCTGTTCCGCCGAGTCGTCGGCGATCTGGACAGGGCATTAACTCTCTGTGACAGGCACAAAGCGGGGGAAAATGACGACCATTCACTGGAAGTGTTGTCCTTCCAGTATATTGACGCCCTTGAGGACCCTACTATCGGCCACCTTCGGACGATTGGTAGTAATGAGCCACCCTCTACAGCGATTATTCGTGCAGTCGCTGACGCTACTGACTGTTCCCCCCCTGTGCGTTGCCGGATTCTCTCACCAATGTCGTTGATTCGGACGCACTGGACCACCTGTTCGCTCAAAAACGCCCCGGAAAAGCGCCGTCTGCGGTCGTTACTTTCTGTTACTGTGGGTGTCTCGTGACGGTGTCCGACAATCGGACCATCGTTGTACAAACTGAGTTTGGCGAGTCGCCTATCTAGTGAGGGGGAGAAATCCCACTGAGCGCCTGTCCAGTCGAGTGGCTGCGAACTGCGCTACGTCCGCGAGTGCTACACAGAACAGCCAAACGCCACTGGATATCGATGGTTCAGCTGCACCTGTAGAGCTATACAGTCAGGCGACACACTCGCGGTTATGGACGTCCGCGAGCGCCGAGACCTAATCGATCGTGACTACGACGACCGTATCTGTCTCCTCGCTCCGGACGGCACTCTCACTGCGGGGTACGAGCCGACGCTCTCCGAGGAGGAACTCGTCTCGCTGTACGCGGACATGCGACTCGGACGGCATTTCGACGACCGGATGGTGAGCCTCCAGCGGCAGGGCCGTGTCGGCACCTACTCGCCGATGGCAGGACAGGAGGGGTCGGGCTTCGGCTCAATGTATGCGCTCGCGGAGGACGACTGGGTCTTCTTCCAGTACCGCGAGCACGCTGCACCCCTCGTCCGTGGATTCTTACCAGAGTATATCCACTACTGGACGGGCCACGAATCGGGGAACTCTGTGCTCGGAGACGGGCGAATCTTCCCGTTGAATATCTGCATCGGCGATCACCTACCCCACGTTACGGGGATGGCGATGGGCGCGAAACTCCGAGGCAACGACGAGGAGGTCTTCGTCGCGCACTTCGGGGACGGTTCCACGTCGGAGGGCGACTTCCACGAGGGACTCAACTTCGCTGGAGTCTACGACACCCCGACGGTGTTTCTCTGCCATAACAACGGTTGGGCCATATCCATCCCTCGTGAGGCACAAACCCGCTCGCAGACGCTTGCACAGAAAGCGGTCGCCTACGGCTTTGCAGGCGTGCAGGTCGACGGGATGGACCCACTCGCGGTGTATGAGGTGATACGGGCGGCCCGCGAGAAGGCACTCAACCCCCGCGAGGGCGAGGCGCGACCGACGCTCATCGAGGCTGTCGAGTACCGCTACGGTGCCCACACGACTGCCGACGACCCCGCTACCTATCGCGACGACGAGGAAGTCGAGCAGTGGCGGCGCCTCGACCCAATTGATCGATTGGAAACATACCTCCGCCGCGAGGACATACTTGACAAGGGAGATATCGAGACAATCGAGACGGAGAACGAAGAGCGGGTGGCCGCGGCAGTCGATTCGCTCGCCGACGTGGTGGCAGATCCCGACGACATGTTCGCGAATACGTTAGCCGACCCGACGCCGCGGATGGTCGAACAACGTGAGTACCTGCGCGACTTACTGGAGAAGCATGGCGATGAGTCGCTACTGAGAGACGAGTAGGCCTCAGTACCTCTCCCAAAGCGTCGACTGCCTGGGGGAGTCGCTGCAACACCTAACGATCACCTTTGCTCACCTGATACAGCTGTTAGGTACATGCCGCGAGTCTACCAATCGCCCCACGATTACTTGTCACTCGATACAGTGGAATGGGATATGCCTGAACCGACCCGAAGAATCGTCGCTCTGCTGCTCGGACTCTTCGCGATACTGGCCCTTCTCGCTGTTGACGGGGGAAATGGCCTCGTAGCTCTCGGGTGGGTTGTCGTCGCGTTCATGTGGGGCGTCGGCGTGACACGTTGGTACGGAATCGAACTTCCCCGCTGAACGACTCACGCTCTGCGTGTATCGAACAGGTCGAGTGAGCGGCGCGTGCCGCATTTATAACAGCCTCTCTCGTAACGGACAGGTGTATTCACTCAGACTGAAGACTTATTGCGTGTCAGCAGGACGTGCAGACAATGCGACGACTGGTCCCCCTATCGCTGGTAGCACTGTTGCTCCTCTCTGGCTGTATGGGTGGTCTTGGCGGCACCGAGAGCACCTTGACGCCCGAGGAGGCTGACCTCCCACCGGGCGTGAACGAGTCGGGCCTCCAGAACGCCTCGGCACTCGCCGCCGAGCACAACGAGACCGCGCGTGAGGTCGGAATCGTCCTGAACGCCACACTCACTCGACAGAGTGTCGGTCCGACGGAAAGCGTTCGACGGGTCCACACCGTTATGGCTGCCGGTGGCCGTCCACTCAACACGACCACCGCCACTTCGAAGTACGACGGCAATGGCACGCTCATGGGACAGCCAACGGTCATTCAGCGGTGGGGTAACGAGTCGACGGTTATCGGACGGAGTACCCTCGCCCAGCGGGCAGGCGTGGTGACGGACCCGTTCCCGCCTCAAAACCGGAACGCACCGACGCAGGCGAGGTTCTACTTCGCGTCTCTCGGGGTCGCGAACTACACCGTCGATTCCGTCGTTGAGCGTGACGGCCACACGTTCACGACGCTCGTCGCCAACGAAACGACTGAGAAGTCAGGGACAGTCGACGCACGGGTTCTCGTGGACGAGCGTGGCCTCATCCACGAATTCACGTTCCATCAGGATAAGGGAAACGACCACGAGTTCCATCTGGAGCATCGAATCATCAAAACGGGTCCCTCACCGCCGGAGCGACCGGACTGGGCAGCGAACGTCACAGAGTGGCCCCCAGAGAACACCACCCAGAACGGGTCAGCATAGGGTGACAGTAGTGATAGACTCACGCTCGCGGTCTATCAGTACCGGCAATCGACGTGCCGAACCAGAGATGGCTCTTTCTGTTGACGTTCGGTGTACCCAGGGGATGACACGAAGCGGGGGGTCCGTATCGATAGTCAATCCGATGTGGCGGTGTACGCGACTAATCACACGTGTGTGAGCGTTCGTTTCGGAGCAACTCGGCGTGACCTGACAGGTTCTTTGTTTCCACCTTCGAAGACACGTAGACGGCTAACTACCCATTGAGACGGAACCGCTGGAAATCGAACTAGAGCAATGCTCAGATGGTGGCATTCCGAAGTACCGTGAAGGGGCGGGCTTCCTCCTTGCTTCTCGGTGAGATGTGACTCGGCCTCTCGTCAAGCATGCGGTTGCCATTGGCGAGTGCTACGGCGTACTGGTCAGTCAGACGGGTGAGAAATACGGTATCGACATTTGTGATGAAGCGGGGAGTGTCGTCGAAGAAAACATCGTCAGGCTCCTCAAGAAATCGTCGGTTGGCA
This region of Halomarina salina genomic DNA includes:
- a CDS encoding plastocyanin/azurin family copper-binding protein translates to MKRRTFLATATGVGAGALAGCVGSSLPASDYDVGMQHHSFQPADVEVSVGETVVWGNSGSRGHTVTAYGDGIPDGATYFASGDFESEEAARNAYRNNPGSSAGGNIAPGETYEHTFEVPGTYAYVCIPHEPQGMDGTVTVVE
- a CDS encoding HalOD1 output domain-containing protein, whose protein sequence is MPDSLTNVVDSDALDHLFAQKRPGKAPSAVVTFCYCGCLVTVSDNRTIVVQTEFGESPI
- a CDS encoding thiamine pyrophosphate-dependent dehydrogenase E1 component subunit alpha — protein: MDVRERRDLIDRDYDDRICLLAPDGTLTAGYEPTLSEEELVSLYADMRLGRHFDDRMVSLQRQGRVGTYSPMAGQEGSGFGSMYALAEDDWVFFQYREHAAPLVRGFLPEYIHYWTGHESGNSVLGDGRIFPLNICIGDHLPHVTGMAMGAKLRGNDEEVFVAHFGDGSTSEGDFHEGLNFAGVYDTPTVFLCHNNGWAISIPREAQTRSQTLAQKAVAYGFAGVQVDGMDPLAVYEVIRAAREKALNPREGEARPTLIEAVEYRYGAHTTADDPATYRDDEEVEQWRRLDPIDRLETYLRREDILDKGDIETIETENEERVAAAVDSLADVVADPDDMFANTLADPTPRMVEQREYLRDLLEKHGDESLLRDE
- a CDS encoding KEOPS complex subunit Pcc1, giving the protein MRDSETPTDGDETEAADAAPALDRTATVRVTFADGETARQVAAALAPDDTSEMATRVDGPTVETTITRETTGGLRTTADDYVSNLQVAQQLTDTTSP
- a CDS encoding 30S ribosomal protein S15; its protein translation is MARMHTRRRGSSGSDRPTVDEPPEWSDVDADAIEERVVDLAEQGHDPSQIGMKLRDEGVQGTPVPNVKLATGKKVTEILEENDATDDLPEDLRNLFERAVRLREHMDEHPGDAQNKRALQNTESKVRRLVEYYRGDVLAEDFKYTYSVAQRLLEE
- a CDS encoding 30S ribosomal protein S3ae, which translates into the protein MSERSVSRRRQEKRWYTVLAPEQFDRAELGETVADETEKVYGRTIETTLGELKGDASENSTKLTFRINDVGSDAAYTEFVQQELTRDYLRSLVRRGSSKVAAYVTVLTTDDYRVQVQPVAFTTKKADRSQEHAIRKLMIELVEEAAAERTFEDLVDSVVEGRLSSAIYGEAKTIYPLRRVEVQKLRLEARPEEVAEEEETSVDVDDSDVEV